ACCTGCTCTCCCTTTCACGCTCCGATCGCACCCTTGCGGCACGGGGACCCCAAACTCTGCGTACAGACGTGCATCGCTCTCCCTGCACAGAGGGTGATTTAACACTGGGGAGACCCGACGCTGCCTGGAGCAGAAACACACCCCGGAAATTTCTGAGCAGCTTTAACAAAGCTGAGAGCAACACCCCAGGTGTTCATTaaccttccccttccctggcCACAGCTTGAAAATACCACCGCCATGGTAGAGCTGCTGCGGGGAAACCTCCACCGGGTGCCAGAACCGCACGTGGCTGTTCCAGAGGTGAACTCGGGAATCCTATAACAACGGCACCGGCAAAACAGAAACCACACGGACTCCGGGAGCGAAGGAAACCTCTGGTTCCTTTATGGGGAAGGTGCAAGAGACATCCATGCTGCAAACAGCCAGTCTGGGGTAATTAGCTCATTATTTTAAGTGGGACTCACCAGTGCTTCCCCAATGCTGTGCAGGATTCCTTTAAGGCTCAGACAATAAAATCAAAAGCAACTGACGGTGACAGGTCTCTCCCTCCGCCTGCCAGAAGGGAATTGCTCAGTCACCTGCACCCAGAACGGGACTCGGTCCCTGTTCCCGTCATTAATTTATTCCCTGTGAATTAGTGGGGCCCCGGAGATGCGCGCAGCCCACCTGTTCCCACCGCCCGCTCTGACATTTGCGGCTTCGGCAGCAGGTCCCAGAGCCGGGAAACGGCCCCATAAACCATCGCTGACATGGACACGTGCGACCAGCACGGTTTTAAACAGGTCTTGCTTTCCCTGGTAAAGTCGCTTCCAATAACGCGGCAGCGGGGACGCTCAGAGCCTCAATGAAAGGTGCCCGCTCTCGTTTGCTGCTCCACAAACATCTCCCCACCCGGTTCCATCCTTTCAGCAGAGGTCATGCTAACACGAGTGCTACTCCATTTATTCCAAATGCACAACGCTACTTTAATTGCTGCCATTCTGGACTCGAAACAAATTGGCcctaaatgcatttttgtgaAACAAGACATATTCAGTTAAAAGGGGATGGGAGGAGGGTGATTTTTAAAACCACTATCACCGTAATGCGGTGAAATTACCATGTAACACGCAGAGGTCTGAAAGCTGCAATTAATATCCCACACCTTGCCGAATCCTTTGTGTCGTGACAGTCCTGGAAAACCAGCGGCGGGTCTGGGCCCCAGCAGGGACCGGTGTCCCCACTCCTGCCCTGGCACCCACAGCAGCCAAGAGCAGGTTCGCTGCTGACCCGGGGAAAATAAACAGGTTTTTGAAAATGGTGGGTGACCAATCCCCGTCCAAAAGAGAAAAccctccagccagggcagcccaaCGAGGACGAGCGGCCCCAGCTCAGCCGGGCGAGGGAAAAGCTGCGCTCGGAGCTGAATCACACACGATTTCCAGGCAAAGTCCCGCTAACGGGACAGCTCAGAGCACTGCGGTGCCTCGTCAGGCGCCGGGGAGATGAAAGCCTTATTTATGAGTAAGATATATCTGCAGAGGGAGCAATAAACCACAAAGCCAAGTATGAAGGTTTGCAGCAAACGCTGTAAAGTTTTACACTCCTGAAAACTAGGAATAAAAGATGCACCCGTTTAAAATAAAGTGGATAGAAAGGGTTTCCACAGGACTGTAAAACAGCCTCACAGTAGTTAATTGCTAGTTTCTTGTTGCAGCACAGAGAAATTTAAGCCAGAAAAAGAACTGTTTAAATCCGCACTGAAGAGCgggggaaaagaaaggcaagcgagaggaaaaaagagacgAGCGCAGGGGAACGGGAACCTTTTGTTCGGGATCCTCTGCACCACGCGGAGCAAGAGCCGGCTTTTGTTCGGCGGGCAGGAGCCTGGCCGGGCAGGCCTGGGGCGAGAGCGCAGCGTGCCCCTCCGCTAATTAGCCATCATCTAACGAACATCGCCTCGATGCGCGTGCAACAGAGAAAATCAGCCGAGCACCCgcaccctggggctggggcagagggaacagCACCGGGACATGTTCCTCCCGGCCCGACGGGAAGCTAGGCAAGACTTTGCACCCACAAAAACGCAGGGGAAAACTCGCAACGTTTGCCACACCAAGCTGAGCGAGCAGCTCCACGCCAAGCGCCGCTGCCCCCGCGGAACCCGGTGTCGCTCCCGGCCCCGCACTGCAGAACTGCGCCCACAGACCCCAAAATTCACCCGGGAGCCCAACGAGGGGCAGCTGGCGAGCTGCAAACCCCAGAGCTGCTGTAGTGCCCCAGATGACTGCATTCTGTCCTCCAAAAGCACAATTGCCTCCACTTTTTTCAAATAACCAGCGTTTTCAACAAAAGAACAGTTGCTGCTTTCTCCAAAAACTGCGACTAGAAACAACTGCTTTTCAAGCACTTTCTTTACACGTATTTCCACAAATCTACAGGAGGGATGCACCTACAGCTCAGTCTAGCAAAAACCacataaaatagagaaaaggaCGCTTTTGTTCCCACCCTCAAAGCGCACCCCAttcccagggcagcccagcGTCTGGCTCACCTGTGTCCCGGGCGAGGACGCGGCAGGACgggcagcgtggccgggctggAGCAGCGGGGGCTCCGGTGCTGTCCAGGcttcaccccaaacccagcGTGGGGCCGGTTCTCTTCTGTGGGTGCAAACCAGCCTCTTTCACACCAAAACTGGGCACCAGCACAAACACCAGCACCCAGAGACCCTGCGGGGGCCAAACCACACGCCCTATCCCCCCGCCCTTTATAACGTTGCAGGTGCTGCCCCTGAGGAGGCCAAGGTGCCCCGGCTGGGTGACGGGGCACAGCTGTGTCCCATCAGGGAGGGCCCCCCCCCGGCAGGCTTGTTTTTGTGCCTGTGGTTTTTCCTCCCCGTGTGTTACCCGGGAAGGGAGCGCGGTGCCGCGTTCCACGATGTAAATACCGAAATGCTGTTTATATCCATCAGAGCAGCACTTAGGTGGAGATGACAATGGAGCCCACAGAGCCCTAATCACACACTCTGATTGAGCTACAAGTGCGGGGGAAAATGGAAATCAGATGTCTGGAGCGGAGAGCTCAACGCAGACggagagctgggggggcagagcGTTTCTGGGGGTGCTCCCAGCTCGGGGGGGTCAGAGCCGGGCTGGGGACGTGGGTGACAAGGCTGAGCTCCCACTCATCAACACCCCAAGGCCCTCTGGGTGCCAGCAATTTGTACTTTTATCCCCAAATCACGTAACTCCATGAGCAAAAATAGGTTCTATGGACCAAAACGCAGGCAAACGTCACCAGGAATGCACCAAAGCCGCCGAGCATCAGTGGCTGTGCCGCGTTACAGACCCCAGCCCAGAAAATAAAGCCAGACTCTGGCAAGGGCGTGCATTTAGGCTCGGCCCTGGGGCAAACTTGCCTCTCCTCCACCTCCCGTTCCTGTGGCGGTGCGGAGATTTCAGGCAGGGGGACAAACCCCCAGCATCACCAGGGTTTGTCACAGCTGGGGGTGGCAGTGCCCATGGGCTGATTTTGGGTGACATCCCGTGACACAGACACTCCTGGGTCCGCCTGCTACGGCCGGGGCGCTCTAAGGGGCCGGTGGCTTCAGTCACCTGTAGTTGACTTTGCTCTTGAAGAAAACCACTGTAACACGTCCGTCTTTCAGGCTGATGTCCCTCCCTTTGAGGCTTCACACCCTGGGCAGCGGGTTTCACGCCGGTGAGTGGGATGCAGGTTTGTTCAGCAAAGCCACCTCGGCACCTAAAATAGCACTTATTAGTCTGGGGACAGTATGGTGGCTCATCGCCCGCCACTCCTAACGACACATTTGCAATAAAGCAAATGTCAATTATACAGATTCGGAGTCAGTGACGAGCCTAAAGCCCTTTGATCATTTCGGCTCCGGCTGGGCGAGCAGGGGAGGACAAGTCGCTGCGGGACGCGCTGAATCGCAGGGCTCTGCTGCCGCTGCGTGGCGGGGACGGCGAAGAGAGCTCGGCCACCGCGGCCACCGCGGCCACCGCGGCCCCGGGACGTGGCCAGGGCTGCCGGCACCCCGGTGCAGCAGGGCCCGCATCGCACACGGCGCAGGCAGGGGCCAGATCTGGGGCAAAAACTGGGTGCCAAGGCTGAGGGTTCGCTGGTTTTCAGAGTGAGGAGGTGAAACTGCAGCTTTCCAAAGGAAacctgagaaaagaaaatgagaaagcaacCAAATCACTGGAAGAGCAGGGGAGTTTTGGCAGGCAGGTGGCAGCGagtcctgctccctctgggaCAGACGCTGCCAGGACATCTAATCTGTTCAGAGCTCCTGGCCACGTTGCGTCACTGAACACGAACACCCGGACCTGCTGTTAAGCGGCGCAGGTGTCGGATGCACTAACAGAACTTACGGAGCTGTCGGCTGCGCCTGCTGGTGACCCCAGCTCGCGCTGGACTGGTTTATTGCTGTCAATTACTGGCAATCCAGGGACAGGCAACATAATCCCAGTTATTGCTGTTAATTCCGGCCATTTGCATGGGGGGCTGTGTGcttggggctgctgggggatTCAATAGTGAGTTATCAGGGAAAAAGTGCAGCTGAGTGCGGAGCACAGACCCTGCccgcgaggaggaggaggcgggagGGCGGCCGGGGCTGAAGTCCAACGTGGGGCAGGAGCAGTGAGTGTGGGATGGTGGCACCATGGAGGCTCCGGCTGTGTTCACGGGCGCTGAGGAGTACGAGCGGAGCTTCGCCCCCCGGGACTACCTGAGGGAGTATTACATGCTGAGCGACGGGCAGGGCCGGCCCAACACCTTCCTGACGCAGAACCTGCGCTGCCTGGCCAAGGTGTTCGCGCTGGGTGAGTCCCGGGATGGAGATGTTTGCGGGGCCGTCCCCGGGCAGTGGGACGGTGCCCTGCACAGAGCAGGTGATACGCTGGGTATATGCACACGCACGGCTGCTTTAACATAGATCTATACGTGCAGGCACCTCTACCTCTGCATAGGGGGTGTTGGCGGCTGGAGTTGTCCCAGCTCCTGGACACGGCACCAAGCacagcctgggcagggggacGGGGGTGTCCCTGTGCAGCTTCGGGCACTgtccctgctggggacagggctgtgctgggatccTGGTGCTCAGGGCAGCATCACCGGGCTGGGGGAGGCTTGGAGGTGGTTCTGCCCCAAGACACAGTCTCTGTCCTCACCGGGATGTTCCCGCTGCCCCGCaccagaggggctggggggcgacACCCTGCTGGACGTGGGCTGCGGCCCCACCATCTACCAGCTGCTGTCGGCGTGTGAGCGCTTCCAGGAGATCGTGGCCATGGACTACACGCCGCAGAACCGCCGGGAGCTGGAGTCGTGGCTGAGGAACGAGCCGGGGGCCTTCGACTGGCGGCCGGTGGTGCAATACGTGTGCGAGCTGGAAGGGGACCGGTGAGTGTCCCACCGCGCGGCCACCGACCCCGGCACAGCGGCAACACGACCTTGCACGTGGCCTTTGCCTCTGTTTATTTCCCCACCAGGGAGAAGTGGgctgagaaggaggagaagctgcGCAGGAAGGTGAAGCAGGTGCTGAAGTGCAACGTGACCAAAGCCAACCCGGCAGAGCCCGTGTCGCTGCCGCCTGCAGACTGCGTCCTGTCCGCCTACTGCCTGGAGGCCGCCTGCCCGGACCTGTCCACCTTCCGCCGCGCCCTGTGCAACATTGCGGGGCTGGCAAGGCCGGGGGGGCACCTGGTGCTGCTCACCTCCCTTGGCACCACCTACTACGGCTTCGGGGAGCAGGTGTTCTCCTCCCTGCGCCTGGAGAAAGCCGCGGTGCTGGAGGCCGTGGAGGGCGCCGGCTTCGAGGTGTGCTTCACCGAGCTGCTGCCGTACCCGGCGGGCACCGGCCGCACCGACTTCCAGACCACGCTGATCCTGGTGGCACGGCGACGTGGCACCACATAGCCCTGTGCCCGAAAACTGTGGCGTGTCCGGTTCCCAAACCCACCGATGTACCTTGTACCCTCTGCCTGAGAGCAAATAAAGAGCTGCAGCAGCGCCCACAGGCTGTGATCgatggacacacacacagagcagcgCCGCTCGGGTGACACGGGAATCACTCCCACATCCCCTCTGCCACCCCCTGGAGCGCAGAGCTGCCAACACCTTCCCCCTTCCAGCCACGACATGTTTTTGAGACCTAAATCTGTTCTTATGGGAAAAAGCCTGGCTGCAAAGGCAGTGAGATTGTCCAAAGCCAGAGCTGTGTCTGTTTTCTGGAGCAATCCTGTGAGTTCTGCCCAAAGAGCTGGGGGAGAACGGGACGGAGCGGTGGGAGCAGCACTCAGTCCCCAGTGCTCACAGAACCGGGACCGACTGCTCCCTCCAGCAAACCTCTAAAAACTGCTGGACCACGCACCGCAGCCCCCGCAATCCGTACCTGCCCGGCGAGAGAATGGGGCGGGAAGGGCTGGAAGAGCAAAAAGGCcataaaacagaagcaaaaagggggaaaaaacgcAACAGACCCATAAGAGCTTGCTGTGGAAAACCCACGATCATCTCCCGTTCCCTCACTGTCCCTTTCTCCCGGTCTGGGCTGCATGACACTGTGACTGGCACCTCCGGGGCCCGTCCTGGCACATGTGGTTTGGCAGAACGCAGCTGGTGCCGGTGCCAGCGCTGGTGCCAGTGCTGCACGCACTCCCAGCCAGTCCCACAgggacctggggaggaaaaaatgctggGGAAAGTAAACGAGGCCCCAGGGAAATTAAGGCAAAGTGGAAGTCCTGGCAGAGCGAGgtaataatttcctttctgaatgAGTAACTGTTTAGAATTTAACCAGGCGGACGCGATTAAGCCAAATGAATATAAATTCTAGGTGCGCCGGTAAGTAAtgaagtgaagaaaatgaacagcGCCTAATTAACAAGAGAATAGGATATGCCATAACGTGTCGGGGCCTAATGAAAAATGAAGGCTCGACTTCCCTTTCAGAACTTTTCCAGATGGAAAACACCCATTGTACAACCAGTGCCTCGAGAAGCACCCGGGAGACAGCACCGCCGAGAAGAGTCGTGTGCGATCAGGCGACGGGAACCGTTTCCGAAACACTGGAGAGGTGACGGGCGAGTGTCCCGGGCTCTGCCCTGACACAAACCCCAGTCCCGCTGCGGTTTAACGGCGCTCGGGGCGGCTGCAGGGGCAGAGCACCGTGGCGATGAACCCACGACCACCACGGGACGCCCCGTTCTCCTGGCGCCGTTTGTCGGCCCCAAAGCTCCGTCCGTGCTCAGTGCGGTGCCGGTGACCGTGGTCACACGGGGGTTCCAGATCCAGCCCCGGGCACCGCTGGGCTCCGGGGTCAGGGGGGACACCCAGGGCTGCTGCCCCCCCGTCCCCTACCCCGATCAGCTCATCCGGGGCTCCTGGCGGGGCGCTGGGCTCAGCACCGTTCGGTTTCTCCGGGGATGCTGCCAGGAGCGCGGAGATACCGGGAAATCCAGCACGATCCGGGGCCTGTCGCGGCCGGGCCGCACTGTCGCGACAGCGGCTCCACCAGCGGGGGGTCCCTGCTCGCAGCCGCGGTCCCGGCGGCCGCACCCGGCGCTCGAACAGCTCCGCGCTACAAACAGGATTTATTACACGTTACTAATTAACTACCGAGGCCCTGCAGAACGCAGCCCACCCCGCCTCCTCCCCCCGGGgccctcccgcagcccccggcccctcaCTCGGGCGGGACCCCCCACTCCCCCCGGAAGCCCCGAGCTCGCCGCTCCCCCCGCTTCCGCCGCCACcggaaggggcggggcggggcgcgccgGCTGACGCACACGTGACGCGGCGGCGCCTGCGCAG
This region of Caloenas nicobarica isolate bCalNic1 chromosome 26, bCalNic1.hap1, whole genome shotgun sequence genomic DNA includes:
- the NNMT gene encoding nicotinamide N-methyltransferase; the protein is MEAPAVFTGAEEYERSFAPRDYLREYYMLSDGQGRPNTFLTQNLRCLAKVFALEGLGGDTLLDVGCGPTIYQLLSACERFQEIVAMDYTPQNRRELESWLRNEPGAFDWRPVVQYVCELEGDREKWAEKEEKLRRKVKQVLKCNVTKANPAEPVSLPPADCVLSAYCLEAACPDLSTFRRALCNIAGLARPGGHLVLLTSLGTTYYGFGEQVFSSLRLEKAAVLEAVEGAGFEVCFTELLPYPAGTGRTDFQTTLILVARRRGTT